The following are encoded in a window of Novosphingobium sp. THN1 genomic DNA:
- a CDS encoding MFS transporter — MLAGSLIAEIGGYTMPFVVGGIVKAYAIPEGWIGFIIAGQIACASLVSIGLAPYLLRLDRRKLAFAGALLVLAGYAGSALSHGAEFLVVSRLIGGIGEGLLYAAIAATAAETPNADRTFALIWAAVVGLAVMLFVTLPLLPDWAGPRGIFVALGIVVLALVPLLRNIPPRAQVVDTTAKQHLATIDARAVTLGLVAALLAILANGYYYFIEGIAQSIGVTEAQAGYAMAISATCSLAGPALAHRLGTRFGRTPPLVLGYLITGLGAYAVTHSGDQTMLTIAMCVSGTAYVFTLPYLLGLAAASGGAPLAAVARGGQGIGSASAPAISGLILLNGGTYQQIGALALGCAVLALLPLLLFSRSIASNSIAAGGDR; from the coding sequence ATGCTTGCGGGATCGCTGATTGCCGAGATTGGCGGTTATACGATGCCTTTTGTGGTTGGCGGCATAGTCAAGGCCTACGCGATTCCTGAAGGTTGGATCGGCTTCATCATTGCGGGGCAGATCGCCTGTGCATCGCTGGTATCGATTGGACTGGCGCCCTACCTGTTGCGTCTTGACCGAAGAAAGCTAGCTTTCGCAGGTGCGTTGCTGGTTTTGGCTGGCTATGCTGGCTCAGCATTGAGCCATGGCGCGGAGTTCCTCGTTGTGTCACGCTTGATAGGCGGGATCGGTGAGGGGCTGCTCTATGCTGCAATTGCCGCAACCGCTGCGGAAACCCCCAATGCGGATAGAACGTTTGCTCTCATATGGGCCGCCGTCGTGGGATTGGCAGTAATGCTCTTTGTGACTTTGCCACTCTTGCCTGACTGGGCTGGTCCGCGCGGAATCTTCGTAGCCTTGGGCATTGTTGTGTTGGCCCTCGTCCCATTGCTCCGAAACATCCCTCCACGAGCCCAGGTGGTCGACACGACGGCGAAGCAACATCTTGCCACTATCGACGCCCGCGCGGTTACGCTGGGCCTTGTCGCTGCACTCCTCGCGATTTTGGCAAACGGATATTACTACTTCATTGAAGGTATCGCCCAATCTATCGGTGTGACCGAAGCTCAAGCCGGCTATGCAATGGCTATCTCTGCTACTTGCTCTCTAGCCGGACCTGCCTTGGCGCATCGGCTTGGCACCCGGTTCGGAAGGACACCACCGTTGGTCCTTGGGTACCTGATAACCGGCTTAGGCGCCTATGCGGTTACCCATTCGGGCGACCAGACGATGCTTACAATTGCCATGTGCGTGTCCGGCACTGCCTATGTCTTCACTCTGCCATATCTTCTCGGCCTTGCTGCCGCCTCGGGTGGAGCGCCGCTCGCCGCGGTTGCGCGTGGAGGTCAGGGAATCGGAAGCGCATCAGCACCCGCGATTTCAGGGCTGATCCTGCTGAACGGAGGAACGTATCAGCAAATCGGAGCCTTGGCGCTTGGCTGTGCTGTATTGGCTCTGCTCCCCCTACTTCTCTTCAGCAGGTCAATTGCCTCCAATTCCATTGCAGCTGGAGGCGACAGATAA
- a CDS encoding nitrate/nitrite transporter — translation MLVLGSAGTTLFLFPFLHEIYYDPLRLALGQTNVQIGSLSSAYGLASLIGYVPGGWLADRFKPRTLLPIGLIGTGIGGAFFASFPSYPFTLLLYVLWGAMTVVCWSTMIRATREWAVAGSQGRAFGLLESVRGVTEGAIGAAGVAVFAWAGSTSGALGTVIIGFAVLNIALGIIAFFTLDRAAPSGAKLQAASYSGWRELLPNPDLWLISLIVLSSYTAYTALYYFTPYSSSMLELSVAAASAIAVGKIWLKPVAAMAAGFAADRWGVWQTVVFAFAILVASMMTFAISPGTAKNAPIMIANLACASLAVFAIRGVYFALIEECRIPESSTGSATGLISLVGFTPDIFVPPVAGFLLDSFPGESGYRMLFGIVALACAMGLATTAMIGRRVRSRTQQA, via the coding sequence ATGCTGGTATTGGGCAGCGCAGGTACCACGCTGTTTCTGTTCCCGTTTCTGCATGAAATCTATTACGATCCCCTGCGTCTCGCTCTCGGCCAAACGAATGTGCAGATCGGCAGTCTTTCGTCGGCATATGGCCTGGCATCACTAATCGGCTACGTCCCGGGAGGCTGGCTTGCTGACAGGTTCAAGCCTCGCACTCTGCTTCCGATCGGGTTGATCGGAACCGGCATAGGTGGAGCGTTTTTCGCTTCGTTTCCGTCCTATCCATTCACCCTTCTCCTCTACGTGCTTTGGGGCGCCATGACCGTTGTGTGCTGGAGCACAATGATCCGCGCAACACGCGAATGGGCGGTCGCCGGGAGCCAGGGCCGCGCCTTTGGCCTGCTCGAAAGTGTCCGCGGCGTTACAGAAGGCGCTATTGGAGCGGCCGGAGTCGCGGTGTTTGCTTGGGCGGGAAGCACAAGCGGCGCGCTCGGCACGGTCATCATCGGCTTTGCCGTTTTGAACATCGCACTTGGGATCATCGCGTTTTTCACGCTCGACCGCGCAGCACCGAGCGGCGCGAAATTGCAGGCAGCATCTTACAGCGGATGGCGGGAATTGCTCCCAAATCCAGACCTATGGCTGATCTCGCTGATCGTCTTGAGCAGCTACACTGCCTACACGGCGCTCTATTATTTCACGCCCTATAGTTCGAGCATGCTGGAACTGTCGGTTGCGGCGGCAAGTGCCATTGCGGTTGGGAAGATTTGGCTCAAGCCAGTTGCAGCCATGGCGGCCGGCTTTGCAGCCGACCGTTGGGGAGTTTGGCAGACGGTGGTGTTCGCCTTCGCCATCCTCGTTGCAAGCATGATGACCTTTGCGATATCTCCGGGAACCGCAAAAAATGCCCCCATCATGATCGCAAACCTTGCATGCGCATCGCTGGCTGTCTTCGCGATCCGAGGGGTCTATTTCGCGCTGATCGAGGAGTGCCGGATTCCCGAATCGAGCACTGGCTCAGCAACCGGTCTGATTTCGTTGGTCGGCTTTACGCCCGACATCTTCGTGCCCCCAGTTGCAGGTTTTCTCCTGGACAGTTTCCCAGGCGAGAGCGGCTACCGGATGCTCTTTGGAATCGTCGCATTGGCATGCGCGATGGGCTTGGCGACAACCGCTATGATCGGTCGGCGAGTTCGCTCGCGTACCCAGCAGGCGTAG
- a CDS encoding LysR substrate-binding domain-containing protein yields MESTRKHLPPLSMLLGFVVAARHGTISQAARETGLTQGAVSRQIASLEGWVGCELFDRVGRNVVLNAAGTTYLGEIEPALRRIARATGKLMSTPGGRIVEIATLPSFGMRWLAPRWSRLSALHPDLTVNISARSEEFDFAVEPFDLAVHVGQADWPNAQHDLLFSERVVPVVAPALVRDRAIRSPSDLRNIPLLVQSRRKDAWKRWFEIVSVPYEEPPSTTSVAHFLMLAQAVAAGAGAALLPTFLIEAELQSGSLVVPFDVPLGEDRSYYLVYPKENLEKQAVRQVRDFICGEASGHQA; encoded by the coding sequence ATGGAATCGACTCGCAAGCATCTTCCACCTCTATCCATGCTACTGGGGTTCGTTGTTGCCGCGAGGCACGGCACGATTTCTCAAGCGGCAAGGGAAACTGGCCTCACACAGGGCGCGGTAAGCCGGCAGATTGCCTCGCTCGAGGGCTGGGTCGGTTGTGAGTTGTTCGACAGGGTTGGACGCAATGTTGTGCTGAATGCTGCGGGAACGACCTATCTGGGCGAAATCGAACCTGCCCTCCGGCGTATCGCACGGGCAACGGGCAAGTTGATGAGCACGCCTGGGGGGCGGATCGTCGAAATTGCAACCTTGCCCAGTTTTGGCATGCGTTGGCTCGCGCCGCGCTGGAGCCGGCTATCTGCTCTCCACCCTGACCTCACGGTAAACATCTCCGCGCGATCTGAAGAATTCGACTTTGCTGTCGAGCCTTTCGATCTGGCTGTCCATGTCGGGCAAGCAGACTGGCCGAATGCCCAACATGACCTCCTTTTCAGCGAACGTGTCGTACCTGTGGTGGCTCCAGCGCTCGTCCGTGATCGCGCAATCCGCTCGCCGAGTGACCTCCGAAACATCCCTCTGCTCGTCCAGTCGCGACGTAAGGATGCTTGGAAGCGCTGGTTCGAAATTGTTTCCGTCCCTTACGAGGAGCCTCCCAGCACCACCAGTGTGGCCCACTTTTTGATGTTAGCCCAGGCTGTTGCTGCGGGAGCCGGCGCGGCCTTGTTGCCAACTTTCTTGATCGAGGCCGAGCTTCAATCTGGCAGTCTGGTTGTTCCTTTCGACGTCCCGTTGGGCGAGGACCGCAGCTACTACTTGGTCTACCCCAAGGAAAATCTGGAGAAGCAGGCCGTCAGACAGGTCCGGGATTTCATTTGCGGAGAGGCCAGCGGTCATCAGGCCTAG
- a CDS encoding hydrolase, whose product MLQQSRPIKAKASWRLIVEQWPSCTRRFQISDADQAVLDAVAKTGPNLVARAIEWSEINSGSSNLLGLATMADCLFEVLSAFDGDLEAISLDEALQINTRGEACATPAGQSLLLRLRPEAPVQVALTGHYDTVFPADSPFQAVRPLADGSINGPGIADMKGGISVMLGALAAFERHPLASQLGFQVLLSPDEETGSMGSAALLAELGRNCHIGLTYEPTLVDGSLVSARKGSGNYHIAIFGRAAHAGRDFASGRNALVAAARIATKLADLNGVRDGVTINVGRIDGGGALNSVPDRAVLRLDVRVPDQAGAIWIDEQVRIATATMEGGGISVQVHGGVHRPAKPFFNAQQVLFGQVRELGALLDLSIGWKPSGGVCEGNNLLAQGLPGIDTLGVRGGDIHSEQEFAWPESFAEQARLSALILCKLASAEIDALALRAQLIAEQENDRLSAD is encoded by the coding sequence ATGTTGCAACAAAGCCGCCCCATAAAGGCAAAGGCAAGTTGGAGATTGATTGTGGAGCAATGGCCATCCTGCACTCGACGGTTCCAGATCAGCGATGCCGATCAAGCAGTCCTGGATGCCGTCGCGAAGACAGGGCCGAACTTGGTTGCTCGTGCGATCGAGTGGTCGGAGATAAACAGCGGGAGTTCCAACCTGCTGGGGCTGGCCACAATGGCTGATTGCCTATTCGAAGTCCTAAGTGCCTTTGATGGTGATCTTGAAGCCATTTCGCTTGACGAAGCACTGCAGATAAACACGCGAGGCGAGGCTTGCGCTACACCGGCAGGGCAATCCCTCCTACTCCGATTGCGCCCCGAAGCACCCGTTCAGGTCGCGTTGACCGGACATTACGACACGGTCTTTCCCGCTGACAGTCCGTTTCAGGCAGTTCGACCGCTTGCCGATGGCAGCATCAACGGCCCCGGAATCGCCGACATGAAAGGCGGCATCAGTGTCATGCTGGGTGCGCTCGCCGCATTCGAGCGCCACCCGCTAGCTTCGCAGCTGGGCTTCCAGGTGCTTCTGTCCCCTGACGAAGAGACGGGCTCGATGGGCTCAGCCGCCTTGCTAGCCGAACTTGGTCGGAACTGCCACATAGGGCTTACCTACGAGCCTACACTTGTCGATGGTTCGCTCGTATCAGCACGAAAGGGGTCGGGGAATTACCACATCGCAATTTTTGGGCGGGCCGCGCACGCCGGTCGTGATTTCGCCAGCGGTCGAAACGCGCTGGTCGCAGCTGCGCGTATCGCTACGAAGCTCGCAGATCTCAACGGAGTCCGGGACGGCGTCACCATCAATGTAGGTCGCATCGATGGGGGTGGTGCGCTGAATTCGGTTCCTGACCGTGCCGTGCTGCGACTCGACGTGCGAGTCCCTGACCAAGCGGGTGCGATCTGGATCGACGAGCAGGTGCGCATTGCGACCGCCACAATGGAAGGAGGCGGCATATCCGTCCAGGTCCATGGCGGGGTACATCGTCCGGCGAAGCCATTCTTCAACGCCCAACAGGTCCTGTTTGGCCAGGTTCGCGAGTTGGGCGCACTACTTGACCTGTCAATCGGCTGGAAGCCATCCGGTGGCGTCTGCGAAGGCAACAATCTGCTTGCGCAGGGGCTCCCGGGAATCGACACACTAGGCGTTCGGGGTGGCGACATTCATAGTGAACAGGAGTTCGCCTGGCCTGAAAGTTTCGCAGAGCAGGCCCGGCTTTCAGCCCTGATACTCTGCAAGCTCGCAAGCGCCGAGATCGATGCGCTCGCATTGCGGGCGCAACTGATCGCCGAGCAGGAAAATGACAGATTGTCAGCCGACTGA
- a CDS encoding aspartate aminotransferase family protein: protein MARLHRGVAVNALGHCHPALVDALQRQSERLWHVGNGLQIPGQSQLAERLIAATFADTAFFANTGTEAIECAIKTARRHFSVKGNHERVDIVGFQGSFHGRTFAALNAAGNAAYLDGFGPPMQGFCHAAFDEVAAWEKLVASPSTAAVIVEPVQGEGGARALDPKKLRHLRRVCSRNGVLLIFDEVQCGMGRTGRLFAHQWIKDCEPDIMAIAKALGAGFPVSACLATAQAAIGMTIGSHGSTFGGNPLAMAVAIAAFDEISNAETLDTVNQRAKEFRAGLESITARYPHIVREIRGLGLLIGVQLAVVNREFINLARQQRLLITGGGDNVVRLLPALTISAQEVREVLIRFEQTCEKASELLAVDALQVAV, encoded by the coding sequence ATGGCTCGACTGCATCGGGGGGTCGCCGTCAACGCCTTGGGTCATTGCCATCCTGCACTTGTGGATGCATTGCAACGCCAGTCGGAACGCCTTTGGCATGTTGGCAACGGCTTGCAAATTCCCGGACAATCCCAGCTGGCAGAGCGCCTGATCGCCGCCACATTTGCAGATACGGCCTTTTTCGCCAACACTGGTACCGAGGCGATCGAATGCGCGATCAAGACTGCGCGCCGCCATTTTTCGGTCAAGGGCAATCATGAACGCGTCGACATCGTCGGCTTCCAAGGTTCGTTTCACGGCCGCACTTTCGCCGCGTTGAACGCTGCCGGCAATGCGGCCTATCTCGACGGCTTCGGCCCGCCAATGCAGGGCTTTTGTCATGCCGCCTTCGACGAAGTCGCTGCCTGGGAGAAACTGGTAGCATCGCCCAGCACAGCGGCCGTGATCGTCGAACCCGTGCAGGGCGAAGGAGGCGCGCGAGCGCTCGATCCCAAGAAGTTGCGACACCTTCGCCGAGTCTGCTCGCGCAATGGCGTACTGCTTATCTTTGACGAAGTGCAGTGTGGAATGGGGCGCACCGGTCGTCTTTTTGCTCATCAGTGGATCAAGGACTGCGAGCCAGACATCATGGCTATTGCCAAGGCCCTTGGCGCAGGCTTTCCAGTCTCTGCCTGCCTCGCAACTGCGCAGGCCGCGATCGGTATGACTATTGGATCACATGGTTCGACATTTGGCGGTAATCCGCTTGCGATGGCCGTCGCGATCGCGGCCTTCGATGAGATAAGCAACGCAGAAACTCTCGATACCGTGAACCAGCGCGCTAAAGAATTCCGTGCCGGCCTTGAATCCATAACCGCTCGCTATCCGCACATAGTGCGCGAGATCCGTGGGCTCGGCCTCCTGATTGGTGTGCAGCTAGCAGTCGTCAATCGGGAGTTCATCAATCTTGCGCGCCAACAGAGACTCTTGATCACGGGTGGCGGAGACAATGTCGTGCGCCTCTTGCCGGCTCTCACCATTTCAGCACAGGAAGTGCGCGAGGTCCTCATTCGGTTCGAGCAGACCTGTGAGAAGGCAAGCGAACTACTTGCTGTTGACGCATTGCAGGTCGCAGTATGA